GTTGTATGGACAACGTGGGTAAATCCGGGCATGGTATACATTGCTTGGGTGTCAGGGTTGGTAAATATGTCCTTGAGACTGTTGACGAGTTGAATAAGAAATACAGAGTGGACAGAATATCATTCATTGGACATTCTCTGGGTGGGCCTACCCAATCCATGGCAGTACGTTACATAACTGTTAAACGACCAAGCTTTTTTGATCCAGTGAAGGGTGTTAAACCCGTCAACTTCATTACGTTGGCAAGTCCCTTTATTGGAGTCATTGGTGACTTCCCCTTTTATTTATCTGTTCCACTTGATATGGGCGCCCTTGGTTTGACAGGAAGGGACTTGAATTTAAAATATACACCTTTAACATCCAAAGATGGGTTGTATACAGAGGATGACGCAAATTCAGAACATTCCAAGTACATATTAGAAGTTCTTCCGCAAGCACCAGCCAAGAAAGTATTTGAATCCTTCAAGAGAAGAACCGTCTATGCCAATATCTTGGATGATGGTATCGTTCCATTACGAACTGCTGCCCTTTTATATTTAGATTGGCGCGGCATAAATAAAGTTCAGAAAAttaggaaagaaaataaggatCCTCCAAATTCTAGCGAATATGACCCCTCGGATAGCCCAGTAAGTAATGGGCCATCGTTGTCCTCTgacgaaaatgataataatgtTGGTGAAATTCCGGCAGAAAGCCCAAATAAAAAGGCGACTTTGCAGTGGACCTTGCCTCAGGCAGTCATACATGGAGGTAAggtaaataaatatattAGAGGCCAAACTAATGAGGCCACTTCAGATTCAGACAGTGAACAAGGAGTAACTACGGATGGTCAAAATTTCGAACCCCCAAAGGAGGCTAATACAGTTTTGTCTGCTTTATCAGTACTGACAGCAGCAATACcaaatcaagaatataTCAAAGACCCTGCAGTAAGGAAAGATGAAATCATTCATGACAAACTTTACCATCCGGAAGAATTGCCTCCACCACATTATGAAAATAGGCCCATTGTTAAGAAACTCATATATCCTAATGAGAGTGTCAACAGGATTCAAGAACGCATTGCCAGAGAATGGCAAGAAACGATGACGTGGAGGAAGGTTTTGGTGCAAATCAAGCCGGACTCACATAACAACATCATagtaagaagaagatttgtcAATTTGTACGGTTATGTTGCCGTAGAGCACATGGTTGAAAATCATTTCGGTTTTAAGATTTGTAGCGAGCTTGCTGATGACCCAAACGAGCCAAAACATGAACCAGATGAGCCGCAGCAGAAGGCCTTTACGAACGAACACAAGAAGaatcaatcaaaaaagtaaaaacaGCCTGTTAATTCGTTGATCTTAAAGTTTATAATGAGTAAAATAAAAGCATTAATAAAAAAGTAACAGATTTCCTTGCAGCACTTTTGCTGGCTACTGCAAAATTCGATAAAATGTGAATTAAAAATAAGCCCTGTAGGGGGCTCGAACCCCTAACCTTATGATTAAGAGTCATACGCGCTACCGATTGCGCCAACAAGGCTCTTTAAGTGGAGATTTTTGCCTCAAAAACAGCTACTTGAATATGATTAGATTATATTGACTGACACCTACGGGactgttgaaaatgaagtcCAGCGAAATTCTGTAACAATTGTTTGCATTATCATTGCGCTTCAGCTTTCACTGAGTTCACTGAAAGTCTGaaactgttggaacaataatcaactatccatcaattactagtacagctgattaatacattcaatcacgtaactagaagattatcatatacggtgttaagaagatgatgaaaattatcagaaCAGTGAAATGAaattcagaacagtcattgaatttattggaagctgaagtgcaagattgataatgcaataggatcgacgaataacgacgtataaaatgaaggaagaaattacaataagattatgtaaaattgtcgattccctttcgtggattcctaaatccatgaggagaacttctagtatattctatatacataatattatcaatcttatcaaaaattgaatcccaacaaatgtcacaagattttaatggtcaCTAGAAACTTATTTCACTCGTCTGATAGTGTGCGTCATTctcttaacaccgtatattTTAGCTACATAAATGAGTGTATCAATTTGTTGTGCTAGTATTTattggatagttgattattctTCCCACAAAGAGGTACGCGCCTGAACAGCCGCATCTGCAATGAGAGATCAAAACTGTTATCGATGTTTATAGAGCATTATTGTAACCTCCTAAATAAGtttcaacattttttgaagaattaatGTTTTGGccttttattatttattctaggtagaaaaaatgagttactacaaaaaaactaaaaaaaatcaatataTTCCAACATTACATAAAATACACAAATAGAAGGCGAAAGCAAAACATCGCCCCATATGACTGTAATAAAGACCGAACCTGCAGCTGAATTGGCATTGTACTCTCCTACATCCAAAGAGTCTTTGAACAATGATGACACCgcaaagaggaaagaaaataataaacaaTTTTCTCCAAGTACAAATAGCCGCTCAAGTACAACAAAGCATAAGGTTGTTCCCAAACTCcaggagaagaagatgaaaggCGGAGATAAACAAGACCTTTCTGCATTTCTGTTGAATCCCTCCCTTATTGTAAAACCTTCCGAgggcaaaaagaaagaaaacactgTGCCCGTTAACGACACACCCAATGTTAAAACTGAGCCAACAGGATTTCAGCTTTTAACgccaatttcaaaaaaaagagctctaaaagaaaaaacaacgtcaggaaaatatgaaaattttggttcTTCCACGGAGGAGAAAGCTTATGCTCAGAAAAGAACTAAACAGCTCCCTTCAGATGCAGCGACTAACCTCTCTGAATTTCCGTTAAACGATGAAAATGCATCCTCTCCAGCCAAGGAAAAGTCACAAGAAGCAATCGAAAACCCCGGTAGTTAccagaaaataaagaattaTCTTTTCGACAAGCCAGATCTTCTAGAAACCTGCCTTCAAGACTATTCCAGTATGTTACCAGCTGATATAGCAGAAGATGATCAAGAATTCTTCGTCAGCGTGGCCGATTCAACGTTGGAGGAGTGGACAAACAAGGGTCAAGAAATTCTTGATCAACAGTACCAGCTTTACCAAGAGGTAATCAAGAAACGAATAGAATTAAGCTTTAAATTCAAAGGTGTTATTTCTGTAGTCAATGATAGGGCTGACGCCTTGGAAGAACAAGGTCAGAAGTtagaggaaaaaataaggaaaattAAAAGCTTAGCCAATGAGATACTCAATATTATATAAGCGGTTCATAGTATCGTTCATATTTGCTATATATAGTAATAAAATGCTTTTGAGAGGAGAATATATTACTAATAATGAATCATATCTTTCGTATTTTAGATGATATTGAACTTATTTAACTATACATAAGGAGAGTCCTCAACGAAATGGAATAAAATAGATGACATGATAATAAACTATACTAATTCATCCTTCTTAGGTTCTCTTTCTGTAGCGTCTGTCTCTTTGAGCGGAAACATTGATGACAGATAATGGCAACTTCAAACCTAAAGACTTAACCAAGTCAGACGTTTGGTTGTCAACGTTCAAAACGCCATTAGAATGAGACAAGTCCAAAGCAGAGACCTCTGGAACGTATTGatcctttctttctctttcttcttcttgcaatttgaaagaaatacCTCTAACTGGACCCTTTTggattcttttcatcaaatggGTGGTATAACCGGCAATCTTGTTTCTCAATCTCTTGGATTGGATGGTGGCGATTTCATCACAAAGTCTCTTGTTAGTTTGGAAATCCAAAGTTAACTTAGGATAGTAACGTTCAATCAAAGCCTTGGAGGCACGCTTGACAGTCTTAGTTCTAACTCTACCCTGTgggaataataataatcaAAATGATAACTAAAGTTAGTAAATActccttcttcaaaatcactGGACAAGATAGAGTGCATCATCCGAACGCAAAATAACATAATGGTGCTAAGTGTTTTCTTTAGACATTCTCCTAAATCATGAAGACTGATGTCTCGTAGTCATATGTGTGTCCTATTGTTTCTCTAGTTTCTCTAGTTTCCACTGTTTTCAGTTCGTTTATAAATTCTGCCCTTGGTTCATGTTTTCGACGCCAAATCCATCATATCCGGTATTCTATTAACATCTCTTGGTACGtaccattttttatcaagttTGTCTTTGTCTATTATACCGTATCCTGAgccttcaaaatattaACTATGTTAACAGTACTATACTTTATGTGTTTACTTGAATTTCACCCTTAACAAATCTGCTAACGGGAGCATTGTCAGTTCCCCTCCGGCAAACCTACGTCTGAACCTTCTCCCTCATCTCTCAATGCTATCGGCTGCCTGAAGAAACAATCTCGATGAGTGCGGACCCTCCTGGtgaaattccaaaaataccttaaagaaagaaatccAGCGACGAAAAAAGAGCAGTTTAAATGTATGGGTGTAACACAATAAGAATGTATGGATGTTGAAGTAGGGATGCTTTTTCCGCGGGCAATTTCAATAGCTTACGACAAAAGTGAAATCAACATGACTGGGAGGATGTATGTTAGAGTCGCGATGGTTAGCTAGACGTTACTAAGGTTTTTTGGCTCTCTGGAAATATTCAGTTCTAGATAGGACTCTAGATCAGTCTTCGTATATACACATTTAGTGGAAGGGATGTCAAACAAGTTCCATTGTGATGTTTGTTCAGCAGATTGCACGAACAGAGTAAGAGTTTCATGTGCTATCTGCCCAGAATACGACTTATGCGTGCCTTGCTTTTCACAAGGCTCATACACAGGAAAACATCGCCCTTACCATGATTACAGAATAATAGAGACGAATTCATATCCTATTCTTTGTCCTAACTGGGGTGCGGATGAAGAATTACAGTTGATAAAGGGTGCACAGACTTCTGGGCTCGGCAATTGGCAGGATATTGCTGATCATGTGGGCAGCAGagacaaagaagaagtgaAAGAACACTATCTAAAATATTATCTTGAAAGCAGTTACTATCCAATACCTGACATTACTCAAAATATCCATGTCCCACAAGATGAATTTCTAGAACAGCGAAGACATAGAATCGAGTCCTTCAGAGAAAGACCATTAGAGCCTCCAAGAAAGCCCATGGCATCTGTTCCGAGTTGTCATGAGGTGCAGGGTTTTATGCCTGGAAGATTGGAGTTTGAAACGGAATTTGAAAACGAGGCGGAAGGACCTGTCAAGGATATGGTATTTGAACCCGATGATCAACCTCTAGACATCGAGCTGAAGTTTGCTATTTTGGACATTTACAATTCCAGATTGACGACAAGggcagaaaagaaaaggttatTACTCGATAACCATTTAATGGATTACAGGAAATTGCAAGccattgataaaaaaagaagcaagGAAGCAAAAGAATTGTACAATCGAATCAAACCATTCGCCCGTGTCATGACTGCACAGGATTTTGAGGAATTCAGTAGGGATATACTGGAGGAGCTACAGTGTAGGGCGAGAATACAGCAGTTGCAAGAATGGAGGAGTAACGGACTAATCACACTAGAAGCAGGACTTAAATACGAGCGAGATAAACAAGCAAGAATTAGCACGTTTGAGAAATTCGGCTCTTCTACGGCGGCAGCATTAAATGAGGGAAACGGTCGTTATAGGTCGAATTCCGCGCATAGATCAAACGCAGAGTATACACAAAACTATAGTGAAAATGGTGGtaggaagaaaaacatgacTATAAGTGATATACAACATGCCTCGGACTACGCGCTGTTGTCCAATGATGAACAGCAACTTTGCATACAACTCAAGATATTACCAAAGCCATACCTCGTCATAAAAGAAGTGATGTTTAGGGAATTATTGAAGACTGGTGGGAACCTGAGTAAAAGTGCATGTAGGGAACTACTCAATATAGACGCCATTAAAGCAAATAGAATATacgattttttccaaactcAAAATTGGATGTAACAAGTCACACAAGTCACGAGAAAAGGGCGATTATATTCGTTATTAAttgaagtgaaaaataagattTGTTTTGAACTTTTGTATCATACACCggtcttccttttttttttcttttattgtaATATTAACAGAATTAACATTAATTTGATTTATAATAGCATTTACAAATGTACAGTACCCTATTTAAAGTTTATTGATGATTAAGTCTAGAATTTTGTATCTAGGATCATCTTCtgaattcattttcttcaaatagtTGTCTTGTAAGTAAGAACAATACTCATTCTTCAACGACTTCACTAGTAAGCTATCCAATTTCGATACGtatgcaaaatatttcttggCAGACAACTGCAATTGGTCAATATCAAGTTTTTCCACTGGCATATGTCTGATATTTAGAGTAGTGTCAatcattattgttttcaaatacaaTTCTGGTAAATCCTTGCGGAGCGAAAGATCGTACATATcgtttttccaaaattgtAATACGTGGTTGATTAGATAATCTCTTTCCAAGTCAGggaattcatcaaataatTGGATATATTTTATTGACTGGTTGAACAGGTAATTTAATGCCTCTTTGTTTAGTTCAATATTCATTTTAAAGTCCGAAATGGCATAATAGCCTTTATGCTTGTTGATGTAATGTTTCCCTAAAGTCTTTATACaaacatcaaaaatagTTAATGCAATATCACCACGCAAAGCCGGGTTTGTCTCTGCGTTACCTAGCACACTCATGTCAGCTTCAGGTAACTCATTCAACTTATCCTTCATTGAATCACCAGTCGACGGGACTTGCACGTGTGATTTCTCTTCACCGTTGGACTCTCCAGTCTTTTGCTCATTTAGCATATCAAGCTCTTGTTCTCGTTCATTAATTAGACCCAttacttttcttctgttgaTCAACTTAGTAATGAAATTTAACTCAAATTTTACGTATTCGTACCATAGTTTAGGTATGTCAGGATTGAACTTCAATCCATTTTGGAAGATATTTCTACAACTCTTGAAATTAGCATGAACTTCATATTCGTATTTCGCGCAACTAATCCATATATCCACATTCGTTGGATGCAATTTCAATAATTGATTATAAATGTTGTGAATCTTTTTGTATGATGTTTGATTGCCTCTGGCTTTCATGTAGTTCAGATACATTGCCCAAAACTTTAGTTCTTGTGGAAACTTGTTTGTTCCTCTCTGATAAATAAATCCTATTCTTTGCTGAATGGACCAATCGGATAGACTGTTAGTCTTTTTGGCTTGTAAGATTCTCTTACACCTCTTGGCTCGCAACTTGTTAACATTAGTTTCATAATTGATGTATTTTATGTAGTCATTTATACTGGAGCCTCTAGAGTTCAGCCTATGTTCGAAATCGGTTCGTTTCTTCATGATTAAGGAAACTTCATTTTTAGTAAAGAGTCCCTTCTCCACTAGGTCATCCATTTCAGGAATGCATTGTTCCAAATAGTATCTTGTCTTTGACATGATCAGAACAGCTGTGTgtagtttcttcttgtctCCTTTACGATATTCAGACGTTAGCCGTATATGTGTTCATATATAGTTTGCTATCTCATGCAAATTTGCTGTATAGCTCATCGCCCAAATCCCTctcgaaaatttttcaaagataccCGGACGCGAAACGTATTCgttcattcatttttaacaATGAAGCTAATGATTTCAGAGTGTGGTAAAACGGGAATTTGAATATACCTTGTTTCTACGTTCTTGTGATGGAGAGCTTATGATCTGAAGATTTAGTTCAGCGTAGCGCGTGGATGTTTCAATTACTTCTtgtgtttgttttcttggTAGTCACGACGCCATTCTAGCTTGAGCCCTGACAGGTACAAGAACAAACTTGAATTTATAGATCACAAGTAGTTCAGAGACTTTGAGCAATGGCAACCCTAGTAATCGGAGCCGTGAAGTGTGATTCCTCATTTGAGTATCCAAGACCTCAAATCAACGTCACGATATCGTACCCAAGAGAACATATGGACGTTATTCGACCCAACTTCCGAAAATCTTGGTATATCTAGGAAAAAGAAGCCAACTCcatacattttttcatgaaacacca
This is a stretch of genomic DNA from Saccharomyces kudriavzevii IFO 1802 strain IFO1802 genome assembly, chromosome: 4. It encodes these proteins:
- the SKDI04G6470 gene encoding putative hydrolase (similar to Saccharomyces cerevisiae YDR444W; ancestral locus Anc_5.560), which gives rise to MPYNILRMKNSLETSGSDGILLADERKTLRIGELYRYKFSVNKNVLKGQGLDVSQLYVRIKNEESSLLRPVYLAGPYSFYIDIRPHNYNENRKFPGKEAIPFIENLKPDERFKVKILLNKNSRVNDSSIYSWTIDIISQLAVTTIPRLQFTFRIGTTRKAVKKSGGRFVSTEGVSLEMWDTKSLWDLPPKFPNKPVHLVIVTHGIFSNIGCDMLYMKDKIEEMTFPMDEAVNPNIIVRGCMDNVGKSGHGIHCLGVRVGKYVLETVDELNKKYRVDRISFIGHSLGGPTQSMAVRYITVKRPSFFDPVKGVKPVNFITLASPFIGVIGDFPFYLSVPLDMGALGLTGRDLNLKYTPLTSKDGLYTEDDANSEHSKYILEVLPQAPAKKVFESFKRRTVYANILDDGIVPLRTAALLYLDWRGINKVQKIRKENKDPPNSSEYDPSDSPVSNGPSLSSDENDNNVGEIPAESPNKKATLQWTLPQAVIHGGKVNKYIRGQTNEATSDSDSEQGVTTDGQNFEPPKEANTVLSALSVLTAAIPNQEYIKDPAVRKDEIIHDKLYHPEELPPPHYENRPIVKKLIYPNESVNRIQERIAREWQETMTWRKVLVQIKPDSHNNIIVRRRFVNLYGYVAVEHMVENHFGFKICSELADDPNEPKHEPDEPQQKAFTNEHKKNQSKK
- the ECM11 gene encoding Ecm11p (similar to Saccharomyces cerevisiae ECM11 (YDR446W); ancestral locus Anc_5.561), translated to MTVIKTEPAAELALYSPTSKESLNNDDTAKRKENNKQFSPSTNSRSSTTKHKVVPKLQEKKMKGGDKQDLSAFLLNPSLIVKPSEGKKKENTVPVNDTPNVKTEPTGFQLLTPISKKRALKEKTTSGKYENFGSSTEEKAYAQKRTKQLPSDAATNLSEFPLNDENASSPAKEKSQEAIENPGSYQKIKNYLFDKPDLLETCLQDYSSMLPADIAEDDQEFFVSVADSTLEEWTNKGQEILDQQYQLYQEVIKKRIELSFKFKGVISVVNDRADALEEQGQKLEEKIRKIKSLANEILNII
- the RPS17B gene encoding 40S ribosomal protein eS17 (similar to Saccharomyces cerevisiae RPS17B (YDR447C) and RPS17A (YML024W); ancestral locus Anc_5.562), with the translated sequence MGRVRTKTVKRASKALIERYYPKLTLDFQTNKRLCDEIATIQSKRLRNKIAGYTTHLMKRIQKGPVRGISFKLQEEERERKDQYVPEVSALDLSHSNGVLNVDNQTSDLVKSLGLKLPLSVINVSAQRDRRYRKRT
- the ADA2 gene encoding chromatin-binding transcription regulator ADA2 (similar to Saccharomyces cerevisiae ADA2 (YDR448W); ancestral locus Anc_5.563), which gives rise to MSNKFHCDVCSADCTNRVRVSCAICPEYDLCVPCFSQGSYTGKHRPYHDYRIIETNSYPILCPNWGADEELQLIKGAQTSGLGNWQDIADHVGSRDKEEVKEHYLKYYLESSYYPIPDITQNIHVPQDEFLEQRRHRIESFRERPLEPPRKPMASVPSCHEVQGFMPGRLEFETEFENEAEGPVKDMVFEPDDQPLDIELKFAILDIYNSRLTTRAEKKRLLLDNHLMDYRKLQAIDKKRSKEAKELYNRIKPFARVMTAQDFEEFSRDILEELQCRARIQQLQEWRSNGLITLEAGLKYERDKQARISTFEKFGSSTAAALNEGNGRYRSNSAHRSNAEYTQNYSENGGRKKNMTISDIQHASDYALLSNDEQQLCIQLKILPKPYLVIKEVMFRELLKTGGNLSKSACRELLNIDAIKANRIYDFFQTQNWM
- the UTP6 gene encoding snoRNA-binding rRNA-processing protein UTP6 (similar to Saccharomyces cerevisiae UTP6 (YDR449C); ancestral locus Anc_5.564) gives rise to the protein MSKTRYYLEQCIPEMDDLVEKGLFTKNEVSLIMKKRTDFEHRLNSRGSSINDYIKYINYETNVNKLRAKRCKRILQAKKTNSLSDWSIQQRIGFIYQRGTNKFPQELKFWAMYLNYMKARGNQTSYKKIHNIYNQLLKLHPTNVDIWISCAKYEYEVHANFKSCRNIFQNGLKFNPDIPKLWYEYVKFELNFITKLINRRKVMGLINEREQELDMLNEQKTGESNGEEKSHVQVPSTGDSMKDKLNELPEADMSVLGNAETNPALRGDIALTIFDVCIKTLGKHYINKHKGYYAISDFKMNIELNKEALNYLFNQSIKYIQLFDEFPDLERDYLINHVLQFWKNDMYDLSLRKDLPELYLKTIMIDTTLNIRHMPVEKLDIDQLQLSAKKYFAYVSKLDSLLVKSLKNEYCSYLQDNYLKKMNSEDDPRYKILDLIINKL